In Paralichthys olivaceus isolate ysfri-2021 chromosome 13, ASM2471397v2, whole genome shotgun sequence, the following are encoded in one genomic region:
- the LOC109648137 gene encoding ectonucleotide pyrophosphatase/phosphodiesterase family member 7, giving the protein MKTLQLLLVVAAALCAAGKPMSKAAGANKLLLISFDGFRWDYDQDVDTPNLDQLVVDGVKAKYITPPMLTMTSPSHFTTITGRWVEDHEVVHNMMFDSKTNLKLPHKMTLTRSAWWDNGVLPLWITAQNQGLKTASFHYPGGGANYSGQAVNRVLVEAFNHQDDNETEWRQNVDTVMSWFSEEDFHLVTLYYGEPDNVGHAKGPDHEDRKKIIRQIDRTIGYLREAIDRHNLTDSLNVIITSDHGMTTVKKRPQVDEIILNKYLNLIELSSFEILDYGGFGILTPRPGKEKVVFDALSNAPNLTVYNKDQMPESFHLGKSERLPPIVVVADLGFNLNSRFIVYVNKGDHGYHNGEMDMKTIFRAFGPNFRRNFVSEPFDSIHIYPLMCKLLQIEPAPHNGSLTVTEKLLLPSGGSQITAPVSVTLLLLVMLTWL; this is encoded by the exons ATGAagacgctgcagctcctcctggtCGTCGCAGCAGCGCTGTGTGCTGCCGGCAAACCGATGAGCAAGGCAGCGGGCGCCAACAAGCTGCTGCTCATCTCCTTCGACGGCTTCAGGTGGGACTACGACCAGGACGTGGACACACCGAACCTGGACCAGCTGGTGGTGGACGGGGTCAAGGCCAAATACATCACCCCCCCGATGCTGACCATGACCTCGCCGTCCCACTTCACCACCATCACCG GCCGCTGGGTGGAGGACCACGAGGTCGTCCACAACATGATGTTTGACAGCAAGACCAACCTGAAGCTTCCTCACAAAATGACACTGACCAGATCGGCGTGGTGGGACAACGGAGTCCTGCCTTTATGGATCACAGCTCAGAACCAG GGTCTGAAAACTGCTTCCTTCCACTACCCAGGAGGTGGCGCCAACTACAGCGGTCAGGCGGTAAACCGAGTGCTGGTGGAGGCATTCAACCACCAAGACGATAACGAGACCGAGTGGCGCCAGAACGTTGACACAGTGATGAGCTGGTTCTCTGAGGAAGACTTCCACCTGGTGACGCTGTACTATGGCGAGCCGGACAACGTGGGCCACGCAAAGGGCCCAGATCACGAGGACAGGAAGAAGATCATCAGACAGATCGATCGCACCATCGGTTATTTGAGGGAGGCCATTGATCGGCACAACCTAACCGACAGCCTGAACGTCATCATCACCTCTGACCACGGCATGACCACAGTCAAGAAGCGACCTCAGGTGGATGAGATCATCCTCAACAAGTACCTGAACTTAATCGAGCTCTCCAGCTTCGAGATCCTCGACTACGGCGGATTCGGCATCCTGACGCCTCGGCCGGGGAAGGAGAAGGTGGTTTTCGATGCTTTATCCAACGCACCCAATCTGACGGTCTACAACAAAGACCAGATGCCCGAGAGCTTCCATCTTGGCAAAAGTGAGCGGCTGCCTCCCATCGTGGTTGTTGCAGATCTGGGATTCAACCTGAACTCT AGATTCATCGTCTACGTCAACAAAGGGGATCATGGCTATCATAACGGAGAGATGGACATGAAGACCATCTTCAGGGCTTTTGGTCCCAACTTCAGGAGGAACTTTGTGTCCGAGCCGTTCGACAGCATCCACATTTACCCGTTGATGTGTAAACTGCTGCAGATTGAACCGGCGCCGCACAACGGATCCCTGACGGTGAccgagaagctgctgctgcccaGCG gTGGATCACAGATCACAGCTCCAGTGTCTgttactctgctgctgctggtcatGTTAACGTGGCTGTAA